DNA sequence from the Vicia villosa cultivar HV-30 ecotype Madison, WI linkage group LG3, Vvil1.0, whole genome shotgun sequence genome:
aataaaaaatgggatatgaaattattattaatttagatattaataattattttacaattgatttatataaaactcaaattttatttttatgagatTTCCGAAATTCCTATTGAGAGCCGACACTGAtttcattttattaattaaattataaaaaaatatatatcgttaacaaaatataaaacaaaataaaataaaaataaatttcaaccATTCATTATTATTACAATCTCATTATccctattaaaaataaaaaataatttaaaataaatttaaaattttgctataaaataatatatgcattcttgtattatttttctaaattatttCGTAATAAGTAACACTAGTCAACACTAGTCCGAATTTATGAATtaatgaattatttaaatgaaaataaatagaaagttttttattatttttgaatttagtAAATGATTGGTGATAAATGTACTAAGatggttttattttttaaaatttaaataaatatatgtaaACAAAAGGTGAATTCATTAAAGTGTTTGTGCCTATATTAAATTCAAACTAGAGGCTCATTGAGGTAAAAAAACAatgtattttattaatttttttctatatcTTAGAATTATTTAGATAATACGGCAACTTGTTAATTTTTTACTAAACACTAGTGTAAAATTATTTACACTTCCAGTGCATGTCACTTTGGTTAAAAATATTTAGCctatcaatattttaattaatttataaattaaactaAGTCTTAGTTTGAGAATGCAAAAACTAATTTATCCCTACTATAAATTTCTATTAAATTTCCAATctaattaaacaaaaattaaaaccaCATAATAATGTTGAAGGAGATATATTATTCAAGAGAAAAAGACACACACATAGTTAAAAAAGAGATTACATTTATTCTTCAAACAACATCACAAGCTTCATAACTACAAGTATATCTCCTCTCCTTGACATTGAGTTGATGAAATATTAGCCAATGGTTGGAGTCTGAATGACCTTGTTAGATTCATCCACAAATAATCTAACTCTCTGTAACCTGTAATCATAAGTAACAGGAGTATTAGGGGGCACCACTTGAATTTGAGCCTCAGGCATCTCTTCCTTTATCTTCTTCTCAGCTTCATCTGCAGTCACACCAACCAGCTCAGGCCAACTTGTTTTTGCATTaccttcaaaaagaaaaaaaaaatattaatatataaatattacataatttgaataattttcaaccaaaaaaagaaaaccTAAATGAACCATCAATTATATCTCACTTGGCTGTTCCAAGGAAGGGTTAGCTCCTTGTTGTTTTTCTTCTGCCATCgatagaaaagaaaaagagaacttTGAAAAAAGAGGTTTTGGTGAGCTATGTAGAGTATGAAGGTTATATCTTAAGGTTActaaagtttgagatatttatagataaATATTTGGAGACTCTATAGTAATTTTATTATTGGTGATAAAATCTAACATTCAATCATATAAATAATTGTGATATCCATCTGTTGCAATGCATGTGATACACGAGGGTTGCCAATACATGTGTACGATAGAACATCCATGAGATACACGTGGTTtgtcaatattttatttataataattgttttttaaattattatttttgtagaaATTGGGAAaatgaaattattattaattttaattttaagtggTATCAGTACTCCCTCTCCCTCTGGTCTTACTGAATATCTAATGTATTTAAACAATGACATTAATAAAGGAGTATAAGAGGTACTCCAAACCGAAAACAAGGCGGAAAACTTCTACCACTTTAAACAAAAAAGTGGAAGAATATTTCAAATGTGAAAATTATAATTTTCTGCTAAATTACAGAAAAAAGAAGCCATCCCCAAGAGTTATAAATGATTTCCGTCATACTTTCGGTAAAACTATACGGCTCATTCTTGAAAATAAGCACATTTCGCCTATTCCAAATGCACCAAAGTGTGGCTAACTATATGACCGCTGCAATAGTCCTCTTGGCTTTTGACTTCACCTTCTCCGGATTCCAAATAAACCCCTTGAAATCCTCTAAACAATATATTattcaaatacattaattattcaatatatgtaaaaaatagttttttctctTAAATAGGATCGAAGATAGTATTATTTTAACTCATGTATTTTCTCTCACTATAATGTGCTATTGAGATGTTGAACGGAATAAGATAAGCTCTGCACAAagaattacaaaatataattttagtaTCAATCTCAAACTaaaactcaataacaacaactaaactaaaatatataatttttcataattttggaaagtataacaactaaaaaacaacaacaacaataacatcaacaactcgaaaacaacaacttacatTAAATAACAACTCAAAAactacaacaacatcaacaataaacCTATAACATCAATCTCAATTtaaaaacaacaataatattAAGCCTCTAGGGTTTCGCATCTCAACAATAACAACTAACGAAAACAAcaatgacgatgatgatgatgatgatgataacatAAAAACATTGTGCATCCAAGAAAATTTTGTTGGATAATATAAAAAACACAATTAAACATTGTGCATTCAGAAAATATACATAGGGTATTTGTTAGACAATAAAAACATTgtgttagaatatatatatatattttgtaataAACGTTCATAAATGTTtcatcaaaatattttattttatttattagaaaaatatttaatcattgaTCATTCATCGAAAAATAGTTGCTAGTATAATTACTTATACAAACTAGTCTaccttgaaatatttattttaggttATCTAAAATAaggttaaatatattattaatctatATAAACTACTATATTACTAGTATACATTTACTTTAATTCAAAGACATTTAATATTGATAGTTAATTTATTTCAAATATAACTAAAGATATTATAATAACTTTCACATTGATTGTATAA
Encoded proteins:
- the LOC131657175 gene encoding subtilisin inhibitor-like, which gives rise to MAEEKQQGANPSLEQPSNAKTSWPELVGVTADEAEKKIKEEMPEAQIQVVPPNTPVTYDYRLQRVRLFVDESNKVIQTPTIG